One part of the Larimichthys crocea isolate SSNF chromosome XIX, L_crocea_2.0, whole genome shotgun sequence genome encodes these proteins:
- the LOC104936904 gene encoding hemopexin, translating to MKLLTQILLLCLALALAQSHHGDAGHHDDDDHALPNRCDGIEFDAISPDEKGVTYFFKGPYLWKGFHGPAHLSNESFQELDDLHNIGHVDAAFRMHDAENLDDHDHIYFFLDDKVFSYYNHSLEEGYPKQLNEDFPGIPDHLDSAVECPKGECGANSVLFFKGHDVHVYDISTKTVKTKTWDHLPVCTSAFRWLEYYYCFHGNNFTRFNPVTGEVNGTYPKDARAYFMSCPNFGHGGDYKVPKCSEIKIDAITTDDAGKSYFFAGPIYMRLDMHRDGRHAFRITKSWKELTNGVDAVFSYADKMYMIKDDQVYIYKSGPVYTLIEGYPKTLKEELGIEGHVDAAFVCSNEHTVHIVQGKKLLDVDLTATPRVVTQEQLLPLSDIDAGLCDAKGIQLFKGSHFYHYDSVAVLTMGRMAPLAEDITSEMLSCQD from the exons ATGAAGCTGCTCACCCAAATTCTGCTTCTGTGCTTGGCACTTGCTCTTGCTCAGAG TCACCATGGCGACGCAGGACATC atgatgatgatgaccatGCTCTACCAAACCGCTGCGATGGTATTGAGTTTGATGCCATCAGTCCTGATGAGAAAGGAGTCACTTACTTCTTCAAGG GTCCTTACTTGTGGAAGGGTTTCCATGGTCCAGCTCATCTCTCCAATGAATCCTTCCAGGAGCTTGATGACCTCCATAACATCGGCCATGTTGACGCTGCCTTCCGCATGCACGACGCAGAAAACCTAGACGACCACGATCACATCTATTTCTTCCTG GATGACAAGGTGTTCAGCTACTATAACCACTCTCTGGAAGAGGGGTATCCAAAACAGTTGAACGAGGACTTCCCAGGAATCCCTGATCATCTGGATTCTGCTGTTGAGTGTCCCAAAGGAGAATGTGGGGCCAACTCAGTTCTGTTCTTCAAGG GACATGATGTGCATGTTTATGACATTAGCACAAAGAcagtaaagacaaagacatggGACCACCTGCCTGTCTGTACCTCTGCTTTCCGCTGGCTGGAGTACTACtactgtttccatggaaacaacTTCACCAGGTTCAACCCGGTCACCGGAGAGGTAAACGGTACCTACCCGAAGGATGCCCGTGCTTACTTCATGAGTTGCCCCAATTTTG GTCATGGAGGTGATTATAAAGTTCCTAAATGCAGCGAGATTAAAATAGATGCCATCACCACTGATGACGCTGGCAAAAGTTATTTCTTTGCag GCCCCATATACATGCGTCTGGACATGCATCGTGACGGCCGTCACGCCTTCAGAATCACCAAGTCGTGGAAGGAACTGACCAATGGAGTGGATGCTGTCTTTTCCTATGCTGACAAAATGTATATGATTAAG GATGATCAAGTTTACATCTACAAATCTGGTCCTGTCTACACCCTGATCGAAGGTTATCCTAAAACTCTAAAGGAAGAACTCGGCATTGAAGGACATGTGGATGCTGCTTTTGTCTGTAGTAATGAACACACAGTTCATATAGTCCAAG GAAAAAAGCTCCTTGATGTCGACCTAACTGCCACACCCAGGGTCGTGACCCAAGAACAGCTTCTACCTTTGTCCGACATTGATGCTGGTCTGTGCGATGCAAAGGGAATTCAATTGTTCAAGGGCTCACACTTTTACCACTATGATAGCGTCGCAGTACTAACTATGGGCAGAATGGCCCCTCTGGCTGAGGATATTACATCAGAAATGTTGTCATGTCAGGATTAG
- the LOC104936899 gene encoding hemopexin → MKLLTQTLLLCLALALAHSHHDDAGNYDDDDHALPNRCDGIEFDAISPDEKGVTYFFKGPYLWKGYHGPAHLSNESFQELDDLHNIGHVDAAFRMHDAENLDDHDHIYFFLDDKVFSYYNHSLEEGYPKQLNEDFPGIPDHLDSAVECPKGECGANSVLFFKGHDVHVYDISTKTVKTKTWDHLPVCTSAFRWLEYYYCFHGNNFTRFNPVTGEVSGNYPKDARAYFMRCPSIGHVSEKGGRKVPKCSEIKIDAMTTDDAGKSYSFAGPLYMRLDLHRDGRHAFRITGLWKELTNGVDAVFSYADKMYMIKDDQVYIYKSGPYYTLIEGYPKTLKEELGVEGHVDAAFVCNDEHTVHIVQGKKLLDVDLTATPRVVTQEQHLPLSDIDAGLCDAKGIQLFKGSHFYHYDGVAVLTMSRMAPLAEDITSEMLSCQD, encoded by the exons ATGAAGCTCCTCACCCAAACTCTGCTTCTGTGCTTGGCACTTGCTCTTGCTCATAG TCACCATGACGACGCAGGAAATT atgatgatgatgaccatGCTCTGCCAAACCGCTGCGATGGTATTGAGTTTGATGCCATCAGTCCTGATGAGAAAGGAGTCACTTACTTCTTCAAGG GTCCTTACTTGTGGAAGGGTTACCATGGTCCAGCTCATCTCTCCAATGAATCCTTCCAGGAGCTTGATGACCTCCATAACATCGGCCATGTTGACGCTGCCTTCCGCATGCACGACGCAGAAAACCTAGACGACCACGATCACATCTATTTCTTCCTG GATGACAAGGTGTTCAGCTACTATAACCACTCTCTGGAAGAGGGGTATCCAAAACAGTTGAACGAGGACTTCCCAGGAATCCCTGATCATCTGGATTCTGCTGTTGAGTGTCCCAAAGGAGAATGTGGGGCCAACTCAGTTCTGTTCTTCAAGG GACATGATGTGCATGTTTATGACATTAGCACAAAGAcagtaaagacaaagacatggGACCACCTGCCTGTCTGTACCTCTGCTTTCCGCTGGCTGGAGTACTACtactgtttccatggaaacaacTTCACCAGGTTCAACCCGGTCACCGGAGAGGTGAGCGGTAACTACCCGAAGGATGCCCGTGCTTACTTCATGAGATGCCCCAGTATTG GTCATGTAAGTGAAAAAGGTGGTCGTAAAGTCCCTAAATGCAGCGAGATTAAAATAGATGCCATGACCACTGATGACGCTGGCAAAAGTTATTCCTTTGCag GGCCCTTATACATGCGTCTGGACCTGCATCGTGACGGCCGTCACGCCTTCAGAATCACCGGGTTGTGGAAGGAACTGACCAATGGAGTGGATGCTGTCTTTTCCTATGCTGACAAAATGTATATGATTAAG GATGATCAAGTTTACATCTACAAATCTGGTCCTTACTACACCCTGATCGAAGGTTATCCTAAAACTCTGAAGGAAGAGCTCGGTGTTGAAGGACATGTGGATGCTGCTTTTGTCTGTAATGATGAACACACAGTTCATATAGTCCAAG GAAAAAAGCTCCTTGATGTCGACCTAACTGCCACACCCAGGGTCGTGACCCAAGAACAGCATCTACCTTTGTCTGACATTGATGCTGGTCTGTGCGATGCAAAGGGAATTCAATTGTTCAAGGGCTCGCACTTTTACCACTATGATGGCGTCGCAGTCCTAACTATGAGCAGAATGGCCCCTCTGGCTGAGGATATTACATCAGAAATGTTGTCATGTCAGGATTAG